One genomic segment of Occultella kanbiaonis includes these proteins:
- a CDS encoding alpha-1,4-glucan--maltose-1-phosphate maltosyltransferase: MSTPLPTPTAPIGRIPVIEVGPIVEGGRWPTKAVAGEVIPVRATVFREGHDAVAATAVLVAPDGTDHSHVRMVDVSPGNDRYEAWVQPDAVGNWTFRVEGWSDPYGTWSHDAVLKVHADVDTELMLAEGALVLERAATDPAMTAAHRQVLGDAVLGLRDDSRPPVARLAAGISPEVRGVLAEVPLRDAVSPSAAYPLTVHRPRALYGSWYEFFPRSEGAHRDPNTGEWISGTLRTAAERLPGIAEMGFDVVYLTPIHPIGTTNRKGRNNTLDTEPGDPGSPYGIGAADGGHDAIHADLGTFDDFDAFVARARALGLEVALDVALQASPDHPWVTEHPEWFTTRADGSIAYAENPPKKYQDIYPLNFDNDPDGIYTAIRDVLGVWIDHGVTLFRVDNPHTKPLPFWERILADVAAEHPDVIFLSEAFTRPAMMRTLATVGFHQSYTYFTWRHTKDELAEYFTEVAGDSAAVMRPSFWPTTHDILTPYMQQGGAAAFAIRAVLAATGAPTWGIYSGYELAEHVARPGAEEQIDNEKYEYRPRDWERAREQYGLTALLTALNRIRRDHPALQQLRNLTIHPTSDDATLCYSKRVRAEHSPTGREDVVIVVVNLDPFTTRDSLLHLDLAALGLDGHDAFAAHDELSGETYSWGANPFVRLDPWGRPAHLIHVRPA; encoded by the coding sequence GTGAGCACTCCACTTCCCACGCCCACCGCACCCATCGGCCGAATCCCCGTGATCGAGGTCGGCCCCATCGTCGAAGGTGGTCGCTGGCCGACCAAGGCGGTGGCCGGTGAGGTGATCCCGGTCCGCGCCACCGTCTTCCGCGAGGGGCACGACGCCGTCGCCGCGACGGCGGTCCTGGTGGCGCCGGACGGCACCGACCACAGCCACGTGCGGATGGTGGACGTCTCCCCCGGCAACGACCGGTACGAGGCCTGGGTCCAGCCGGACGCCGTCGGGAACTGGACGTTCCGGGTGGAGGGCTGGTCCGACCCGTACGGCACCTGGTCCCACGACGCGGTCCTGAAGGTGCATGCCGACGTCGACACAGAGCTGATGCTGGCCGAGGGCGCCCTGGTCCTCGAGCGCGCCGCCACCGACCCCGCGATGACGGCGGCGCACCGGCAGGTCCTCGGCGACGCCGTCCTGGGGCTGCGGGACGACTCCCGCCCGCCCGTGGCCCGGCTCGCCGCGGGCATCTCGCCGGAGGTCCGCGGTGTACTCGCCGAGGTGCCGCTGCGGGACGCGGTGTCCCCGAGCGCGGCCTATCCCCTCACCGTGCACCGCCCGCGAGCGCTGTACGGCTCCTGGTACGAGTTCTTCCCCCGCTCCGAGGGTGCCCACCGGGATCCGAACACCGGCGAGTGGATCTCCGGCACGCTGCGCACCGCGGCGGAGCGGCTGCCGGGCATCGCCGAGATGGGCTTCGACGTCGTCTACCTGACCCCGATCCACCCGATCGGCACCACGAACCGCAAGGGCCGTAACAACACCCTCGATACCGAGCCCGGTGACCCCGGCTCGCCCTACGGCATCGGCGCGGCCGACGGCGGTCACGATGCGATCCACGCCGACCTCGGCACCTTCGACGACTTCGACGCGTTCGTGGCCCGCGCCCGCGCGCTCGGCCTCGAGGTGGCCCTGGACGTCGCGCTCCAGGCGTCCCCGGACCACCCCTGGGTCACCGAGCACCCGGAGTGGTTCACCACCCGAGCGGACGGCTCGATCGCCTATGCGGAGAACCCGCCGAAGAAGTACCAGGACATCTACCCGCTGAACTTCGACAACGACCCCGACGGCATCTACACCGCCATCCGGGACGTGCTCGGGGTCTGGATCGACCACGGCGTCACGCTGTTCCGGGTGGACAACCCGCACACGAAGCCGCTGCCGTTCTGGGAACGCATCCTGGCCGACGTCGCGGCCGAGCATCCGGACGTCATCTTCCTGTCCGAGGCGTTCACCCGCCCGGCCATGATGCGCACGCTGGCCACGGTCGGGTTCCACCAGTCCTACACATACTTCACCTGGCGCCACACGAAGGACGAGCTCGCCGAGTACTTCACCGAGGTGGCCGGCGACTCCGCCGCCGTGATGCGACCGAGCTTCTGGCCGACCACCCACGACATCCTCACCCCGTACATGCAGCAGGGCGGTGCGGCCGCGTTCGCCATCCGCGCCGTGCTCGCCGCCACCGGCGCACCGACGTGGGGTATCTACTCCGGTTACGAACTCGCCGAGCACGTCGCCCGGCCCGGCGCCGAGGAGCAGATCGACAACGAGAAGTACGAATACAGACCGCGGGACTGGGAGCGTGCCCGCGAGCAGTACGGGCTGACCGCACTGCTGACCGCCCTGAACCGGATCCGCCGCGACCACCCGGCGCTGCAGCAGCTGCGCAACCTGACCATCCACCCGACCTCCGACGACGCGACCCTCTGCTACTCCAAGCGGGTCCGCGCCGAGCACTCCCCCACCGGCCGCGAGGACGTCGTCATCGTCGTGGTGAACCTCGACCCGTTCACCACCCGGGACTCACTGCTGCACCTGGACCTGGCCGCGCTCGGGCTCGACGGCCACGACGCGTTCGCCGCCCACGACGAGCTCTCCGGCGAGACCTACTCCTGGGGCGCGAACCCGTTCGTGCGGCTGGACCCGTGGGGACGCCCGGCGCACCTGATCCACGTGAGGCCGGCATGA
- the trpS gene encoding tryptophan--tRNA ligase, whose product MDDTELSTTETLDRSLLSAVARSGEIEQALATDASRFRVLTGDRPTGRLHLGHYLGTLANRVRLQDLGVQTMLLVADYQVITDRDDAGPIAERTRELVTDYLAAGIDPARTTIFAHSAVPALNQLMLPFLSLVTDSELRRNPTVKAENEATGGRPMSGLLLTYPVHQAADILFCKANLVPVGKDQLPHLELTRVIARRFNERYAGGRTVFPSPDALLSEAVNVLGVDGQKMSKSRRNTIDLAMTEDETTKQLKRAVTDSDRNITYDPVGRPEVANLLSIAAQLGAGTPEELAAQIGDGGGGGLKKLVTEVVNEHLRPIRARRRELEADPGYLASVLAEGNARANEIADATLAEVREAMGMTYV is encoded by the coding sequence ATCGACGACACCGAGCTCAGCACCACCGAGACGCTGGACCGCTCGCTGCTGTCCGCCGTCGCCCGGAGCGGTGAGATCGAGCAGGCGCTGGCCACGGACGCGAGCCGGTTCCGGGTGCTCACCGGGGACCGCCCGACCGGCCGCCTGCACCTGGGTCACTACCTCGGCACGCTGGCGAACCGGGTCCGTCTCCAGGACCTCGGTGTACAGACGATGCTGCTGGTGGCCGACTACCAGGTGATCACCGACCGGGACGACGCCGGGCCGATCGCCGAACGCACCCGCGAGCTCGTCACCGATTATCTCGCCGCCGGGATCGACCCGGCGCGGACCACGATCTTCGCGCACTCCGCCGTGCCGGCGCTGAACCAGCTGATGCTGCCGTTCCTGTCCCTGGTCACCGACTCGGAACTGCGCCGCAACCCCACCGTGAAGGCCGAGAACGAGGCGACCGGCGGCCGGCCGATGAGCGGCCTGCTGCTCACCTACCCGGTGCACCAGGCCGCGGACATCCTGTTCTGCAAGGCGAACCTGGTGCCGGTCGGCAAGGACCAGCTGCCGCACCTGGAGCTGACCCGGGTGATCGCCCGACGGTTCAACGAGCGCTACGCGGGCGGCCGGACGGTCTTCCCGTCCCCGGACGCGCTGCTCAGCGAGGCCGTGAACGTGCTCGGCGTCGACGGGCAGAAGATGTCCAAGTCCCGCAGGAACACCATCGACCTGGCGATGACCGAGGACGAGACCACCAAGCAGCTCAAGCGGGCCGTCACCGACTCCGACCGGAACATCACCTACGACCCGGTCGGCCGCCCCGAGGTCGCGAACCTGCTCTCGATCGCGGCCCAGCTCGGCGCGGGCACCCCCGAGGAACTCGCCGCGCAGATCGGCGACGGCGGTGGTGGCGGCCTGAAGAAGCTCGTCACCGAGGTCGTCAACGAGCACCTGCGCCCGATCCGGGCCCGTCGCCGCGAGCTCGAGGCCGACCCCGGCTACCTCGCCTCGGTCCTGGCCGAGGGCAACGCCCGCGCCAACGAGATCGCCGACGCCACCCTCGCCGAGGTGCGCGAGGCGATGGGTATGACGTACGTCTGA
- a CDS encoding FAD-binding dehydrogenase, which translates to MTDTDVIVIGAGLSGLVTATRLTARGRRVIVLDSEPAASLGGQAFWSFGGLLLVDSPEQRRLGVNDSAELAFSDWLGSANFTSGAERGEGPDAQGYAWAQRYVEFASGPMRSWLHGEGVRWFPLVQWAERGGYPAGGHGNTVPRFHVTWGTGPGVLAPFLRAARAARDAGLLQIRFRHRVTGLVTTDGAVTGVRAEVLEPSTVGRGEPSSRAATGEVELTADAVVVASGGIGANHDLVRAAWPGSAGRLPSEMLSGVPDATDGWMLATAEDAGAAVVHSDRMWHYPEGLPMHTPVWGRHGIRILPGPSSLWLDADGGRLPAPLFPGYDALGALRHITGRGDSHSWFVLNKTIMETEFALSGSDQNPDLTGKDVRLLAQRVLPGAVGPVAAFAERSPEFVWAANPAELAAGMNALTGSERIDAGALARLIELRDAQVRSGLGKDPQLMAINHARTYVVDKRMRVSPPRPLTTPKDGPLLAVRLSVLTRKTLGGLHTDTETRVLRPDGQVLPGLYAVGEAAGFGGGGVHGERALEGTFLGGCLFSGRVAGGAI; encoded by the coding sequence ATGACCGACACGGACGTCATCGTCATCGGCGCGGGCCTGTCCGGCCTCGTCACCGCCACCCGCCTGACCGCCCGGGGCCGGCGCGTCATCGTGCTGGACTCCGAACCCGCCGCCTCCCTCGGCGGACAGGCGTTCTGGTCGTTCGGCGGCCTGCTCCTCGTGGACAGCCCGGAGCAGCGCAGGCTCGGGGTGAACGACAGCGCCGAGCTGGCGTTCTCGGACTGGCTCGGGTCCGCGAACTTCACCTCCGGCGCGGAGCGCGGCGAGGGGCCGGACGCGCAGGGCTACGCGTGGGCGCAGCGCTACGTGGAGTTCGCGTCCGGGCCGATGCGCTCGTGGCTGCACGGCGAGGGCGTGCGCTGGTTCCCACTGGTGCAGTGGGCCGAGCGCGGCGGCTACCCCGCCGGCGGGCACGGCAACACGGTGCCCCGGTTCCACGTCACCTGGGGCACCGGCCCGGGAGTGCTCGCGCCGTTCCTACGGGCGGCCCGGGCGGCCCGGGACGCCGGGCTCCTTCAGATCCGGTTCCGGCACCGGGTCACCGGCCTCGTCACGACCGACGGCGCGGTGACCGGGGTTCGTGCCGAGGTGCTCGAGCCGTCGACGGTCGGCCGGGGCGAGCCGAGTTCGCGCGCTGCCACCGGCGAGGTGGAGCTGACGGCGGACGCCGTCGTGGTCGCCAGCGGCGGCATCGGCGCGAACCATGATCTGGTCCGGGCCGCCTGGCCCGGATCCGCCGGCCGGCTTCCGAGCGAGATGCTCTCGGGCGTGCCCGACGCCACCGACGGGTGGATGCTCGCCACCGCGGAGGACGCAGGTGCCGCGGTGGTGCACTCGGACCGGATGTGGCACTACCCGGAGGGTCTGCCGATGCACACGCCCGTCTGGGGCCGGCATGGCATCCGGATCCTGCCCGGCCCGAGCTCGCTCTGGTTGGACGCCGACGGCGGACGGCTGCCGGCGCCGCTGTTTCCCGGCTACGACGCGCTCGGCGCGCTGCGGCACATCACCGGCCGCGGCGACTCGCACTCCTGGTTCGTGCTGAACAAGACGATCATGGAGACCGAGTTCGCGCTCTCCGGCTCGGACCAGAACCCGGATCTGACCGGCAAGGACGTGCGGCTGCTCGCCCAGCGGGTGCTGCCGGGCGCCGTCGGGCCGGTGGCGGCATTCGCCGAACGGTCCCCCGAGTTCGTCTGGGCAGCGAACCCGGCCGAGCTGGCCGCGGGCATGAACGCGCTCACCGGGTCCGAGCGGATCGACGCCGGCGCCCTGGCCCGCCTGATCGAGCTGCGGGACGCGCAGGTGCGCAGCGGCCTCGGGAAGGACCCGCAGCTCATGGCGATCAACCATGCGCGCACCTACGTGGTGGACAAGCGGATGCGGGTCAGCCCGCCCCGACCGCTGACCACGCCGAAGGACGGGCCGCTGCTCGCGGTGCGGCTGTCCGTGCTCACCCGCAAGACGCTCGGCGGGCTGCACACCGACACCGAGACCCGGGTGCTGCGTCCGGACGGCCAGGTGCTGCCGGGCTTGTACGCGGTCGGCGAGGCGGCCGGGTTCGGTGGTGGCGGTGTGCACGGCGAGCGTGCCCTGGAGGGCACCTTCCTCGGCGGCTGTCTGTTCTCCGGCCGGGTGGCCGGCGGAGCGATCTGA
- the glgP gene encoding alpha-glucan family phosphorylase: MRAIRRFTVRTVLPEALGALDDLALNLRWAWHAPTRDLFSSIDPERWEAFHGDPIRLLGSLSPERLAELAADAGFVERVRALAADLDTYRSEDRWYQAEGRRREQAGEPALPAAVAYFSAEFGIAAALPQYSGGLGILAGDHLKSASDLAAPIVGVGLLYGAGYFRQSLTRDGWQHETYPVLDPDNLPLTLLREDDGTPSRISLPLPGGRSLHAQVWCADVGRVPLLLLDSNVPENDDAARKVTDRLYGGTSEHRLQQELLLGMGGVKALRLHSRLTGAPTPEVYHCNEGHAGFLGVERIHELIEAEGLTFPAALETVRAGTVFTTHTPVPAGIDRFGADLIAEYFGGGNSIPGIDVGDVLALGREDYDGGDPTVFNMAVMGLRLAKRANGVAKLHGQVSRSMFHQLWPGFDVGEVPITSVTNGVHSPTWIDPLFAGAQAEYFTADEIESGGGWYKQDGGIDNATLWELRRQLRERLVHNARSRVRKSWTQRGASAAELGWVDGVLDPDVLTIGFARRVPTYKRLTLMLRDEDRLRALLTDPDRPVQILVAGKSHPADEQGVRLIQKLVQFADSEDVRHRIVFLPNYDIEMAQTLYPGCDVWLNNPLRPLEACGTSGMKAALNGALNLSVLDGWWDEMYDGQNGWAIPTADGVDDPEHRDDLEASALYDLLENTVAPRFYDRTDGLPVHWLENIRHTLATLGPKVQATRMVRDYITELYTPTAQSYRSVDGPGYTGAIELADWKAKVRAAWPSVRVDHVESEGLHEAVKVGDHVTIKAFVSLGQLGPDDVEVQMNYGRVSDNDEIDEFGTSKLELTDTYEGGRYHFSRAFTLAQSGPFGYNVRIVPKHRDLAAPTELALVATV; the protein is encoded by the coding sequence GTGAGAGCCATTCGACGATTCACCGTTCGCACCGTCCTTCCCGAGGCGCTCGGCGCACTCGACGACCTCGCCCTGAACCTGCGCTGGGCCTGGCACGCACCCACCCGCGACCTGTTCTCCTCGATCGACCCGGAGCGGTGGGAGGCCTTCCACGGCGACCCGATCCGGCTCCTCGGGTCCCTCTCTCCGGAGCGCCTGGCCGAGCTCGCCGCCGACGCCGGGTTCGTCGAGCGCGTCCGGGCGCTTGCCGCGGACCTCGACACCTACCGGAGCGAGGACCGCTGGTACCAGGCCGAGGGACGCCGTCGGGAGCAGGCCGGCGAGCCGGCCCTGCCCGCCGCCGTCGCCTACTTCTCCGCCGAGTTCGGGATCGCCGCGGCGTTGCCGCAGTACTCCGGCGGCCTCGGCATCCTGGCCGGCGACCACCTCAAGAGCGCCTCCGACCTCGCCGCGCCGATCGTCGGCGTCGGCCTGCTGTACGGCGCCGGCTACTTCCGCCAGTCCCTGACCCGGGACGGCTGGCAGCACGAGACCTACCCCGTGCTCGACCCGGACAACCTCCCACTGACGCTGCTGCGCGAGGACGACGGGACGCCTTCGCGGATCAGCCTGCCGCTGCCCGGCGGGCGCTCCCTGCACGCCCAGGTGTGGTGTGCCGACGTCGGCCGGGTCCCGCTGCTCCTGCTCGACTCGAACGTGCCCGAGAACGACGACGCGGCCCGCAAGGTGACCGACCGTCTGTACGGCGGCACGAGCGAGCACCGGTTGCAACAGGAGCTGCTGCTCGGCATGGGCGGCGTCAAGGCGCTGCGCCTGCACTCGCGGCTGACCGGCGCCCCGACGCCCGAGGTGTACCACTGCAACGAGGGCCACGCCGGGTTCCTCGGCGTCGAACGCATCCACGAGCTGATCGAGGCGGAAGGGCTCACGTTCCCGGCCGCGCTCGAGACGGTGCGGGCCGGCACGGTGTTCACCACCCACACCCCGGTGCCCGCGGGCATCGACCGCTTCGGTGCTGACCTGATCGCCGAGTACTTCGGCGGCGGCAACTCGATCCCCGGGATCGACGTCGGCGACGTCCTCGCGCTCGGTCGCGAGGACTACGACGGCGGCGACCCGACCGTGTTCAACATGGCCGTCATGGGCCTGCGGCTGGCCAAGCGGGCCAACGGCGTGGCCAAGCTGCACGGCCAGGTGTCCCGGTCGATGTTCCATCAGCTGTGGCCGGGCTTCGACGTCGGCGAGGTACCGATCACGTCGGTCACGAACGGCGTGCACAGCCCGACCTGGATCGACCCGCTGTTCGCCGGCGCCCAGGCCGAGTACTTCACCGCCGACGAGATCGAGTCGGGCGGCGGTTGGTACAAGCAGGACGGCGGCATCGACAACGCGACCCTGTGGGAGCTGCGCCGCCAGCTGCGCGAGCGACTGGTCCACAACGCCCGCAGCCGGGTGCGCAAGTCCTGGACCCAGCGTGGCGCCTCCGCCGCCGAGCTCGGCTGGGTGGACGGCGTGCTCGACCCCGACGTGCTGACGATCGGGTTCGCCCGCCGGGTGCCCACGTACAAGCGGCTCACCCTGATGCTGCGGGACGAGGACCGGTTGCGGGCGCTGCTCACAGACCCCGACCGGCCCGTGCAGATCCTGGTCGCGGGCAAGTCCCACCCGGCCGACGAGCAGGGCGTGCGACTGATCCAGAAGCTCGTGCAGTTCGCCGACTCCGAGGACGTGCGCCACCGGATCGTGTTCCTGCCGAACTACGACATCGAGATGGCGCAGACCCTCTACCCGGGCTGCGACGTCTGGCTGAACAACCCGTTGCGCCCGCTCGAGGCCTGCGGGACGTCCGGCATGAAGGCGGCCCTGAACGGCGCCCTCAACCTGTCCGTGCTCGACGGCTGGTGGGACGAGATGTACGACGGCCAGAACGGTTGGGCGATCCCCACCGCCGACGGCGTCGACGACCCGGAGCACCGGGACGACCTCGAGGCGTCCGCGCTGTACGACCTGCTCGAGAACACCGTCGCGCCGCGGTTCTACGACCGCACCGACGGGCTGCCCGTGCACTGGCTGGAGAACATCCGGCACACGCTGGCCACCCTCGGGCCGAAGGTCCAGGCGACCCGGATGGTGCGCGACTACATCACCGAGCTGTACACCCCGACGGCGCAGTCCTACCGCAGCGTCGACGGCCCCGGCTACACCGGTGCGATCGAGCTCGCGGACTGGAAGGCCAAGGTGCGCGCCGCCTGGCCGAGCGTGCGGGTCGACCACGTCGAGTCCGAGGGGCTGCACGAGGCCGTCAAGGTGGGCGACCACGTCACCATCAAGGCGTTCGTCTCGCTCGGCCAGCTCGGCCCCGACGACGTCGAGGTCCAGATGAACTACGGCCGGGTCTCCGACAACGACGAGATCGACGAGTTCGGGACCTCGAAGCTGGAGCTGACCGACACCTACGAGGGTGGGCGCTACCACTTCAGCCGTGCGTTCACGCTCGCCCAGTCCGGTCCGTTCGGCTACAACGTCCGGATCGTGCCCAAGCACCGCGACCTGGCGGCGCCGACCGAGCTCGCGCTGGTCGCGACTGTCTGA